From Zea mays cultivar B73 chromosome 3, Zm-B73-REFERENCE-NAM-5.0, whole genome shotgun sequence:
ggcccggcccggcccagctCCACCCTCCCGGCCCCTCCGACCGCCGCGGAGATGGCGAGCGGCAGCATCCCCCACCGCCGCCTCCTCAAGCGAGGACGAGGAGGAGGGACTCGATAGCGGAAGGCCGAATGGGCAGACAGCCGCGCCTTCGCTTCCACAGCtacaggaggaggaggaggcgccgGAGAAGCTGGCTCATGTGAAGTACGACCTCCGTGACACTCCAGGAATATGTGAGTACACGACGGAGAAATAGAAATGTGCACGGGCGATGTGTGCTATGGGTAATGATGGGCGGTACATTGATTTAATCGGTTTTAAGCTGCGTTGCAGTTCCTCTGGTGGTATACGGATTCCAGCATTATATTTCCATGGTTGGTTCAATGATCCTGATTCCTCTCGTGATGGTCCCTGCTATGGGTGGCTCGACTGTGAGTTCTGGAATTGAATTTGTTGTATCTCGGGCACTATTAGCTGCCATGGTCGGTTTTAAGCTTCGTGTTTTGGTCAGGATGACATGGCGGCAGTGGTATCCACAATGTTGCTCATCACCGGGGTGACTACATTGCTGCACATGTTTGTTGGAACGAGACTATCCACTTGTGCAGGGTCCATCCTTTGTATACCTAGCTCCTGCCCTTGCGATCATCAACTCACAAGAATTCTTTGGGATCAATGATAATGTATGCACGAATTTCTGTGTCTTATGTTGTTGCATGCCTAGAACATGGCAAATGTTTTAGTCATGCAAGGCTTGTTTGTTTTCTACTAGCAGTCCTGACTGAGCTTAACAATTTGCATTTCATTACAGAATTCTAAACACATAATGAAGCACCTGCAGGGAGCTATAATAATTGGAGGTGCATTCCAAGTGTTTTTGGGATATAGAGGCCTCATGTCACTATTTCTTAGGTCTACCTTTTTTCTTTTGATAAAATATAAACCCGTTTTCTTATCCCTTTATGTGTGCAAATCATTATTTAATGCAAAACATGATTGGCCTTTAAAAAATGTTTTTGGTGGCATACACACTTAGGATATATAAGATCTGACTTGAAGTTTTGTTCTGATTTCTGAATGCCAAATATCTGAAGTCTATAACAACTTTTGCATGGGCTTGAACCATCTAACAAGTAGGAGCAATGCACAGACATATTGTTGTATATATTGATGGCTTAAAAGCTACAGGGATCATTGTTGTTATGGGTTGGCCGCTTTGTGTTGGTTTCTAAGTGTAATTGTGTAAACTGTTTGTCTACCAGACATAAACATCTTTTCATGTTTCTGTAACTGATGACTAGAATTACTCATGCACCTCATCTTTTTGGTGTATAATTCACCATATGTTACAGTGACAAGTAGTAATACTCAAGGTGATATGTATCTTATTTGTGTGATTTGTCTTCATCTGCTTATTTCAGGTTGATAAATCCAGTGGCGAtgagctccacctgctgctgcttATAAGGTATGGTGCTTGTGAGACCTGTCATGGTTGCTTGCTTTGCTTTGTTTAGAGATGCTCTCGCCATGGCTGCCAGTTGCACTGGTATTCAGGCAACCTACATTTGGTCCCTCCAATATAGTTGCTTCTTGAAAGCAGGTAGGTGGAGATGGTCGAGAAATTGAGACACATGGTTCTGCTGTCCTGGGTAACTTCTGCGACAAGCGCATTCGATGGTACAAAAGACATAATGGAAGCTCTTAGAAACAAACATACTAATCTAGCCAATGAGCTTGAGGTAAATATCATATTATTATTTTCTCTAAAATCATGTTAAGCTTTACTTTATTTATTTTGCTACATTTTGCTTTGATTTTCTTTTACGGTATTTGGCTACGTGCTTGGTAATACTGATTTTGAAGGCTGATTTGTTTGCCTGTCTAGAAAAACATAACAGAGTGGATAAGAAAAAAAAACATGGTTAAAATATTAGGATGTTGAATAAGATTATGTTTTCAGGCATTGTAAAGTGTGTTCTAATAGGATGCATATGTTCTATCTTTACCTGTGGTTTGCTATTGCAAAAGTATCTAAAAAGCGTGCTTGTTCATGATCATCTATTTTTTAGTTTTTCATAATTTTCCTTTCATGGCCTCCTTACATGCTTGATTTCTGTCCCAGCGCAATACTTTTTGTTTGCGCTTGCTGGGGGCAAGCTGATAGAGCGTATTCGTGCCTTGTCATTTCAAAGCATTGTGCGCTAGGAAATTTCTTGGTTTGACTACGTCTCAAATTCCAGGTACGATAAAGACTTCTTATTTCTTATTGTTTATTTTCTAATACACATATACAGATTTAATGGAGGGCTTGGTACAAGGCTCTTAGTTGATGCGCTAAATGTCCGACGCTTAGCAGGAGATAACCTGGCCCTTATAATGCAGTCCATAGCTACACTAATAACTAGATTTGCCATACGCTTAGCAGGAGATAACCTGGCCCTTATAATGCAGTGAATAGGTTGAACCTATAGGTATATACATTTGTGGCAGTTGACTGTATCTCTTGTCATCAGTATTGTAATTGTTTTAGGACAGTTTAGTGAATATGTTAGTAAGTGCATCTTATAATATGCATAAGCAAATAAGGCGAAGCTATATGTATATACCTAGATAAAACGGTACAATATTTATGAGCAATAAAATGTGAAAAAATAGAGGAGTAGAAAACATTGCCACGAGCAATTTGAACAAATGAATTGGGATGTGCTTTCTAATTCCCCGAGTCAAAAGCTACAATAGTAAGTAGGAGTAGAAAAGCATGGGGTTAGTTGGTTAGGTCCTAATCAGACAAACAGATCTATCATTGAGGAAAATATCCAATTAGTAGTTTCAGAGAATTCATTCATTCCAAATGGGCTCCAACACTGCTAATCAGATTAAAAGTTTTTTCATTGCAATAGTAAACGTCGTAGTGATTTGACAAAAAAGACGCAGTCTGTATGCAGAGGTGTTATATCTGCACAACATATGAATATTTATGGTTCCCATGTGCACTCTAGGTTGTGCACTAGCTTTTAAGTTTGTTGCTATATTAAGTGGTCACAGAAGCATGATACTGAGGTGGCACTAGGTTGAATTTCCTTGTTTGCTGGACTTGGATGCCATTCAAGCTACCAAACTAAACGAGTACCATGCTGGTAATGGAAGAGTACCATACTAAAGTTGTTTGCATGCATAAACAGAATTCTGAAGAAGTACCATTTCCAGGTCACTTGACATCTAAGAGCGATGTGTGCAGCTTTAGGGTGGTGCTGCTGGAGCTCATGATAGGCAGGCGGTCAATGGACAAGAGCCGATCAGCAGGGTAAGACAAGTATTATTTATGTACTTTATGACTCATGTGTTGTACTCTTTCGAGCAATATAATATTTCACTGATTCTCATGCTTTGTTTATCTATCTTATGTGAGTACAATAATGCAATAGCTTTAACACTAGAAGTTTCCATGCCTGCAGTCTGCCACCAGAAGTTTCTTTTATGCTGGATTTGTGGTATGAAGAAACTTTGTTGAGGTGTGATTATCCTCGTATTTGAATAATTTTCACTTATTACCATTTTTGGTACCTAAAAAGGTATCTGAAGTTATGTACCAGTCCATACTAATCACCATCTTTCCGTTCTCTATATGGTAATGCTTTCTGGTTAGGTATCCTCATGGTTTATGCTCACTTATGAACTTCGATATCCATTTATGTAATGATTAATCATTCAAGGGTCTTACTTGTCACAGTCCCACTTATTAGCTGACTTTTAtacaattagatagtttcatatttgTGTCGGTAGCACAGTGCTCTATATTTGGACATGTTATTTACATTTCCAGGGTGTGTGTTATTATTGCAGGTATTATGCACTAGCTTTGGGGTTCTTGATGTTTGCTGTTGGTGTAAACTCAAGCGCCAAGGATTTGATTGAAACAATAAAAAGGCCAGATGCTATTGCTGCGGGCTATATCGGACAGTTTGTCAAGCTCGTCACCGTCGACGACCCTTTCATCACCACGGACTACATGGTATGCCCCTCGATCTGCTGTGTTCGAGCTCACCCCACACCGACCCTAGCCACCGTCGGCGAGGCCACTCCCTCCTCAAGTTGGTTTGGTCCGATCTAAACTGTGCGTCTGCTCAGGTTTCGGGAGGATCAACGGGCTCGTGGCCAGGGTCCCCTCCAGAAATGTGGGGAAAATTGATGAGGCATCAGAACTGAGGAGAACTGTGAGTGATATCAAGCACAATGTTCAGACACAGCTTAGCGAGAATGCTAAGACCAATAAACGAGTGACTGGGATTCGCAAAGAATTGCAGAAACTGCATAGAGAAGCTATTCAGAACACCATCAATTCAGTCACCATGGTAGCAACCCTGATTGCCTCCATTGCCTTCGTTGTCATATTCAATTTGCCAGGTCAATACTTCCAAGATGTGAATAGTGGGGGAGACATTGGTGAGGCTCAAACAGCTATGGTATATTACTGTTAAATATCTACTCATTATACTTTGTCTCTATATAATATGTTTCTTTCCATCCTCTAGATTTTATCTGTTAAGATATACTATGGAAACATTAAAAACTACTTGTTTCCTGTGAAAAAATATCGCAATATCTAAGCATTGTTTGCAACTGCTTATTTGTGTTGATTTTAATCAGATTGTGAGTGAGGCGGTGGTGGTGGAGACGCGCAGGACGGGACGGACGAAGCATCTTCCAAGTCGGGGCAGAGCGCTGTCGAAGCAGCCAGCAGCAGAAGCTTTCGCTGGAGCCGCTGGTGGAGTGCAGAGACGTGGGAACCAGGTTTGCTGCGCTGATAAATGGGCGATGTTGCAGTTTTAAGGGGCATCTAAAAAATTAGTGGGATAAATTTTAATCTTTTCTCCAATATATCCCTTAAAACGGCATTAGAGACCCAAAAAAACCTCTCATTTGTAGATACAAATAAGAGAGTTTTAAGGGATATAAAAAGTTATGAGTGTTTTAGTGGAAAGGCACATTATTGTTCAAGTAAGCGCACAAGTTTTATGTCGCTCCTGCCCATTTGATAATGTTTATTGCTGTTTGGTAGCCTGCAATCTTCCTGCCTCACATTACTACCTGCTTCACCATACTATGACCCTTGTCATTTTTCAGGAAGGGTATTGTTGTTGACCGATTAGTTGGGTTTCAAGATCTCAGAAGTAAAGACGATTTTCTAACAAGAGCATTGGAAcatattcttattctcaagacgaAAGGTAACCATGGAAACCATACAACAACGCTTTACAATCTGGGACGGCAAATTTGTTGATAGTCCAAAAAAAAATTATAGGGATAATCGATGAGAAGAAGAAAGATGACGAAGATGACGATGAAGAAAGCGAGGCTAAGAATAGGAGGGTTAGGTCCTCAACTGCTCAAGACTGATTCAGACTGAACCTGAGATGAGGATTGAGGACTCACCTTTTTTGCACTTTGGATTTTGTTTGTTTGTTCTGTGCTGTGCTGTACTGTACTATAATTGATTTGTGTAACCATGTATCGGTACCAGACACCACAACAAGAACATGTACAAGAGATTCTTTAGCATCCATTGTGTGTAAAAGCTAGGGTTTGTGGCTGCCTTTTATTTCATTTTTCCTCAGCTGTCATAGGATGGTACAACACAACAAGAACATGTACAAGTATGTCATAGCTTGTCTTTCTTGCTTCTTAAGACATTGTTCTGCCTTTTGGCACTTATGACATATGACTTTTTCACAAATAGAttacgaaacattttctcataacagtataacacacattcgtATATAAATTATTTTAGTAttatatatgtttccgttgcaacgcacgggcactcacctagtttaaTTTGAGGCCGGGACCGAGAGAGTATGCACAAAGCAGTAAATGGCCTGTTATAGAAAAACGGTCTGTCCACTTTAACCAAAAACTTAGTGACATGAGGCTGTCTGTCAGCTATTAGAGTAGTCCTAACTCAGTTATTAGAGCAGTCCTAACTCTCCACGTCAAAATAATGTGACAAGTAATTAAATGAGGAAAGAGTAAGAAACTGGATTTACATAAGACTTGGTTTCAACACGATATCCAAGACACGAGAGAAGATGAATGTTAAATTCAGTTAAGTAATATTAATGTTTATATTAGAGAGGTGTGTTTTAGTAGTTTGTGGGGACTATAGAAAGTTAAAAACTATAGGTAGTGTTGGTTTGGGACTGCTCTTGTATATTTCTTGCTCGTGTTATCCACGACGACACAACAACACGGATGTGCGAAAAACCTGCACGCTTGCCTATCTCCCTCCTCGATCTCATGCGTCCGGCGTGACAGACAGTGCTGGGTCGCTTGTCGGCCGCCGTCTTATAAAAGGACGCGCGTCGTCCTAGCTGCCTAGCAGTTCCTCAGACGCAAAGAAGATCGAGTCTGCAGCCCACACCATAGTGCGAGCAGATTGCGTCCAATAGGCGCAAAGGGAGATGGGGGTGGCCGCTGGACGAGCGGCGGCCATGgtggctgcggcggcggcggcggcggcggtgctgCTGCTGCTCGCGGGCGGCGCGCACGCGGACTGCTACGACGACTGCTTCAAGGACTGCATGGCCAGGTTCAAGTCCATGAGAGACTACTGCAGCTACGCGTGCGAGAAGGTCTGCGATCCGGACGCCACGCTCCAGCGCCCCCTCGCCGTTGTGGGGCCAGCAGCAGCGTTGGCCGACCACCACCCGTTGGACAAGAAGCATGGTGCTGTCTGGCCGGCGGCGTTGCCCGACCATCCTTTCCACGAGACGCACGGCGACGTCGAGCCGGCAGGGGAGCCGGACCCAGCTAGGCACGTCGTCCGTCCGGCACGTGTCCCCGTCCTCCCCTGAACGCCGCCGGAGCGAGAGCGCGCGATGCTAGCCGCTCGGCCTGGCGCCCGTATGTTAAGCACTAGACGAAGTGTGTGATGTGTCAAACGTATAAGCATGCCTTAACTATCTCACGTTTATgcaaggggtagcggtgtcaattTGACGAGTGATTGCCACGTTCGAACAGACCAGGAATGCACGGTCTGGATTCTGGAAGTGCACCAAGGCCAAGGGTGCCGGTAGGCGGTGTGGCGATACAAACTCCTCTCCAAATTCGGAGCAAGAAAATAGAGACAAATGATCATCGATACGTAATTACATGCTCACTAAATTTTCAGGGTTTTCATGTTCAATAAATTTCATACGAATTCTCTGTGAACAAAGGAAGACATTTGCTCCGGCTTAAAAGATATGGCAAACTTGTCTACTGATTAGTACGTAATAGACAGTTGTTGCACGCTGCCCGCGCGGCGCCGTGGCCTGCTCCAGTCTGTGCAAAAGCGACGCAGCAACTCCGGGAACTCCCGCGGCCGCCATCTCCGCCGGCACCCGTGCCTCTGTCCTCCGCCTCCCCTGGCTGGAGACTCGACTGTGTTCAAGTGGCCCTCGCCGCGGTAGCGCGGTTACTGCTGTAGCACGATGCCTCGGCCGCGGGTTGAGAGTGTCGGCAGTGGTTTTCACTAATGGAGTGTTTAGTTTGAAGAATGATATAGTTCATCATTTTCTCActtcttttttttgtttgtttgcAAAATGGAGTGAGTTAATCCATCACCACCTTATTCTTCATAGTTAATTGTTTAGTACTAATATGTGGAAtggagtcatcccaccaaatttgaggaatagactcatgatgcaccacttcattttggatagagtgatTCAACAAACCAAACACCTCATAAATTTCTTCACCTATATTACTTTTTTGCGTCACGTTATCAACATTTTATCTCAtactttttcatctcccgcagcggtgcTCCTTATATTCTCCCCCTATACTCCACtataactataaaatatcattatcAAACCTTATTCATTCTCTATTACCATTTTTCTCCACTTCTAAATTCTGACGAGCACGAAAATCGAGTTTGATGGCGCTACAGTGGACCGCTGGATCTAGGGTGAGAGAGAAGCGCTCCTCTTCGTAGCAGGCTTCGTAGTGCGCGCCAAAGTGAACCACTGCAGCCGCCAAATACACTGCAGTGGTAGGGGAGAGGGACGCAAGCGTCGCCCGCTGCGCATAGCCTGAGTAGTTGAGTCCGCTATCCTCGTCGCTGCCTGCAGGTTCAGCAACCCCACTCCGGTAAGTATCGTGTCGTGTGCCCCTCTTCGAAGAAACCCTACTATCCAATGAGTTCATCGCTCACGCGATGCAATCTTCTCTATGTCAGGGGCTGATAGTCAGTGTCTCGGCTTTAGTCCCACATCGGCTAGCCAAGGGGGCCGTGGGCAACTTAAAAGGGAGAGTCCCCCTCCTCCCATCAGCCTGGCTTTTAGGATGTGAGTGGTGGGCTCTCTTGGCTGGGCCGGCCCACGAGCGCATAAACGCCCGAAGCTGTCGAGTGTGGGCTGGGCCGGGGGTTGGACGCTGAcatctggtatcagagcccggttggcCCATGCCTGCCTTGGGGGGCTTCCCAAGGGGGTGGGATGTCAGGGCCGGTAGTCAGTGTCTCGGCTTTAGTCCCACATCGGCTAGCCAAGGGGGTTGTGGGCAACTTAAAAGGGAGAGTCTCCCTCCTCCCATCAGCCTGGCTTTTGGGATGTGAGTGGTGGGCTCTTTTGGCTGGGTCGGCCCACGAGCGCATGAACGCCCGTAGCTGTCGAGTTTGGTCAAGGACGGAGGTTGGACGCTGACATTCTGGTGTTTCATTGCGCAGTTTTCGGGTGGCTTGGCGTTCTTGCCTGGCACCGCCCACTAACCGTTCGACGCAATGCCTCAAAGGGGTTCCTGCCTTCGGTGGGTTTGTCTTCACCATTTTGCCAGGTTGTCCTTCACAGCGGAAACCTTCTTGGGCCAACAAGGTTTTGCCATGCCACTGCCGGCATGTCAGATCGTCGCACGGATGTCTACGTCAATGAAGTACTGAAGGTTCTCAAGTCCACCAATGCTGACAACGCCGATCTCAGGGGTGCTCTTCGTCGGTTCGCTGTCCACATGGATGATGATATTATCCTCATGGTCCTCCAGAAGCAGCGGTCCAACTGGCAGGTCGCCCTGGCGTTCTTCAACTGGGCGGCAACCCTACCAGGGTATGCCCACGGGTCGAGGGCCTACACCAAGATGTTGGACATTCTTGGGCGGA
This genomic window contains:
- the LOC109944958 gene encoding ankyrin repeat-containing protein At2g01680, with protein sequence MFAVGVNSSAKDLIETIKRPDAIAAGYIGQFVKLVTVDDPFITTDYMVCPSICCFGRINGLVARVPSRNVGKIDEASELRRTVSDIKHNVQTQLSENAKTNKRVTGIRKELQKLHREAIQNTINSVTMVATLIASIAFVVIFNLPGQYFQDVNSGGDIDCE
- the LOC100277229 gene encoding uncharacterized protein LOC100277229 precursor, coding for MGVAAGRAAAMVAAAAAAAAVLLLLAGGAHADCYDDCFKDCMARFKSMRDYCSYACEKVCDPDATLQRPLAVVGPAAALADHHPLDKKHGAVWPAALPDHPFHETHGDVEPAGEPDPARHVVRPARVPVLP